The sequence cGTAAGTTTAAGCTACGGTTTTATCTGGCAAAGGATGAGCTTCAGTGGACAAGAGTGCCATctgctccttctgctttttcatgtGTGCCTGGACCAGCTTTGCCCTGCCTTCCAGCCTCTGAGTCCACTCATGGCGAAGCCTGCAAAGAGAGGGCAAATACTTAGCAAGCACTGAGCCAAATCCTTCAAATACATCCAGGGCTTTTCAGTAGGATCgaagctttcttctctttcagcacCACAGCACTTGTCCTGTATCTGTTTACCATCTACACATCTTTCCAGCTTGCTAGACAGGGAATGCAGGGGAGAAAAGGATAGTGCTGATGGTATCAGTGGGTAACATTGCTAGATTCCTAATGAGTCAAACAACTGCTGAAACTGTCACCATGAAgagctctgctttttcctctgggGTATTCTCAAAGCCACAGAGAAGCACACTGCCTTTGTGGTAAGGTCATTCAAGGTGAAAAGTGAAGTTACAATTAATATATTCTCCAGAACTTTACTCTAAAATGCCTTGGAGAAAAGCGAGCAGGACCTtacatattttgtttgtttgtttttgtactttaaataataataatttaaaaaaaagatggtgaAGATGTAGTCATTTGGGATCCAAAATCTCTTTAGACCTTGCACGTGTTTAATGAAAGGAATTGATGTCACATGCAAGAGGAGCCACATAGCTCCAAGTCACTATTTCAGTACAGGCAGAAGAGGAGATCACTAGGGACCAGTACAAGATATTGTTGGTTGGATCATTCTCCAAAGGAAATGTAATTATGAAGTACCTGACCCAGCAATGCTATAGGACAGTAGTGCCAAATGTGCCATGTAATATATGggcttttattttgcatttcatgtAGTAAAAAGAATGGTAGCTAATAATTTCATCTGAGAATAACTTAGCAGTTGCAGTTTCTGATGCTTATGTTCATTTGGTTCCTGAGTTTGACTGCAGAGTGTGTTCTAAACTTCTTCCTCTTGTTTTGCCCTCTCTTGACTTTGCTATTCCCTCACTGGTATAGTTAAGCCTCAAAAAGCAGTGCAATTACTTAGTAAATATTTACCATTCAAAGTGCTGCTGTTCCTTGTTAACTAGAGATCTAGGAGTCCCAGAGGGAGTAGCTGGCTGTACTTAGAGCTGTGTCAGTTATATAAGGTGCCACTTATATGAGGTAGTGAACCTGTACATTTTTGTAATGACTGTATCTATTATCTCCAGAATGTCCCTTAAAGGGGAACATTCGGTGATCAACATGGATGTTTGTTGAGTGACCTTGAAGTAGTTTGCTTGGAGTTATTTCAGCTGTGACCTGTAGTAATTAAGGCCCATTCAAAGGtcttttttctacatttttgtttcctattAGGACAAAATTGTGGAAAagcttttcatattttaactctgtgaaattaaaaatattattgacTCACATAACTGCAATTGCCTTGTGACACCTTTTTGTATTAGTTTCTTTTTGAAGCTAGAAGCTTTTACAACCAAATGTTTTCCTggcttttctcttcagaaactgGATAATCTAGGTTTGAGAAATTTACTGGCTAGCTGGAATATCATATTATAGAATGTCTTAGAAACACAAAATATCCCAAGTTGAAAGAGATCCccaaggatcattgagtctgACTCTTGTTTTCACACAGGATCAACCCAAATGTCTGACAGTGTTGTCTGCGTATGTCTTGAACTCTGATGTCTTCTGCCCCACAGCATTCTCATGGaaaagctggctgcccacggtttggatgggcgtacaTTCCATTGGGTGAAGCACTAGCTGGATGGCTGAGGCCAAAcagttgtggtcaatggagttaaatccagttggcggctAGTCATGAGCAATGTCCtccagggctcggtactggaGCCGCTTCtattttgcatctttattaacaatcttgatgaggggattgagtgcacttTCAGTAAGTTCccagacaacaccaagctgggagcGAGCGTTGATCTGCCAGAAGGTAGAAAGGCactccagagggacctggatagcCTGGATTGATAGGCCAAGGTAAACAGTGggtttcaatagggccaagtgttgggtcctgcattttgttcacaacaaccccaggcaaccttACAGtcttggggaagagtggctgtAAATCTGCCTGACGGAAAGGGATCTCAGTGtgctgatggacagttggctgaatatgagccagcagtgtgcccaggtggccaagagggccaatggcatcctggcttgcatctgcttgtatcaggaatggtgtggtgaacAGGACTggggaagtaatcctgcccctgtacgCAGCACTGGTAAGGCCTCACTTTgagtactatgttcagttttgggcacttcagtacagaaaggacattgaggtgctggaacaagtccaaagaagggcaacagggctggtgaagggcttggagaatatgccatTttaggagtggctgaaggagctggggctgtttagcctggggaagaagaggctgaagggagaccttattgctctcttccagtatctgagaAGTGCTTACTGCAAGAGCgaggttggtctcttctcactggtgacaggtgacagaatgagaggaaatggccttaagttgcaccggggtaggtttaggttggatactggaaaatcttctttacagaaagggttgttaagcactggaataggctcccgAGGGAGGTGTttgaatcaccatccctggatgtacttaaaagctgtttggatgtgatgCTTGGGAACATGATTTAACGGAgtgttgttagagttagggtagtttggCTAGGTTGAGggtggacttgatgatcttgaaggtctgtttcaacctgagcgattctatgattctatgatcttgtgGTTGTGACAGCTGCCCCAGGGAGACTGTTACATGCCCATCAACCACTGATGAGGTGCACTGTTATAATAACCAGTCTGAACTACCAACCTCTGATGCTGCTGGGACATACAGCCTATGTAGATAATGATTTCCTCACCTTTAAGGTGACAAGAGTAGCTTTCTCCTTGGGTGTCAAGGTCAGAGTatcttgatatattttttttttaagacacaGCCCTTTACTTGTACATTCAAATTTGTTGGAATCAAGTTAATTTATATGAATGTACCAGTTGTGAGGAAACtggtcctggtagatgagaagctgggcatcagccagcagtgtgtgcttgcagcctggaaggccaactatgttctgggctgcataaaaaaaagcggtggccagcagggagagggtggTGATTTTGCCCGTCTACTCGGCTATtgtgaggccctatctggagtactgcatccaggcctgaggccaacagcacaagaaagacatggagctcttggaacgagtccagaggaggaccactaagatcctcctcagagggctggagcacctctcctacgaagaaagtttgagggaactaggcttgtttagtttggagaagagaaggctccagggagaccttattgtggccttccagtacttgaagggagcatataaacaggaaggggagcagctgtttacgagggtgtatagtgataggacaagggggaatggttttaaactgggacaggggaggtctaggttggatatgaggaagaagtttttcactcagagggttgtgttgcactggaacaggtttcccaaggaggttgtagatgccccatccctagaggcattcaaggccaggctggatgtggctctgggcagtgtggtctagtggttggcgaccctgtacatagcaggggggttgaaactcgatcattgtggtcctttaTAACCCAGACCATTATATGATTCATCCTGTTGCACTGACTGTTAAGGGATTAACTTAATTTGTGGGAGCTGTTGATTCAGACTTCTAAGGTGCAGCAGGTTGATCAAGTATTTGAGGCATCTACCATACTTGACTGAAGTATTTATATTACAGCCACAGATCTTTCTAGGTAGTGAATGCTGTTTTATGCTGTtttggaaaatagaaaataatacaaataattgaataattttatttgtctacttatttgcttgttttcttttgtacacCACAAATGACACTGAAGTATGCTTCATGGGATAGGTAGACATTATTGTAACATTTCAAACCTTGCGGTTTTTGTGATGtaaaacagttaaaaatgataaagatgctatggattttttttatattattcaTTTAATGGGTGTTTTGTTATTCCTTtaattcaatataattttatttatttggtgtAGCTGTATTAGTAAAATTTCTGGTATTTTCTAACTGTCACAAGACCTTGTGCCGAggtgctttattttcatttggatATGCTCCAAGGCCTTTGAAGAATGTTCACGAGATTCAAAGGTGAGGGGTATCTGAGTTTCCATGCAGAAGAGCCATGGAAATTTGAGACAAGCAGCTGTGAGAGGAAAAGTGCCAAGGACCCAGAACACAATCTGCGCTATGAATACAGTAGTACAATAGAGGTtatcttattttaaagcatgtgATGACAGACCTGATCTCTTGGACAAAAGAAAATACGCCACTTACTTGTTCAGAGCACTTTTGCTTAACCTAGACTCTTCACTTTCTCGTTGCCTAGTTTGCCCTTGGATGGCTTTTTCCCAGAAGTTCTTCAACTCTACTGCATCATGACCATGCATCTTGTGGCGTTCAAAGTTAGTACActtgttcattttctgaaaggCAATTTAGAGGTCAGAGGAGTCAGAAGATTAACTTGAGGCAGATACTACTTTGCTTAGCCCCTTGAAATTTCTTTCCCTTGAAGTGCTATTAAAATAAAGTATGTTAcccagaggaaaaaggaaacaaatgcttACTCTGCCTTGAAGCTAAATATCAGGCACTGAAACATGCCTGTTCTGACAATTAAATACAATACCTATATTTTTAGTATGGAGTAATGACTACGCATAGCAGAGTTCTCTGAAATACTGAGTAAGCCCCAGTATGTGagagatttttttgtgttttgcaaGAATTTAGggaaaatactttcaaatttaGCACTAAAATCAGTGATGTCTAGATGAACTGTAGTGAAGGGTTTGCCCTTTTTCTCACTTATGTAGTTTTAAAAGAGATCAGAGATGGATGTTATCCAAGGGAAATGCACTGCTATTAAATGATTCCTATTACTGCTCAAAATGTTATCAAGCACAAAATATGCAGGGGAATCATGAATCTGAAGTTGAAGCACACAACGTACAAATCCGTCAGGAGCTTGTtctttaatttataaaaattcAGAGTTAAATATTGCTAAAAGTAGAGCTTGTTAAAGTGTAGTCACCAGTTCcaataaatgagaaaaagaagtagGGGGAATTTCCTTGCTAAATGTGCTAAATTCGGAAGTAGATGTTTTTATAATGCTCAGATATCTAAGACACTTTCTGATACGACCAAATATGTATTAGTGTTCAAAACTTAATGGCACTTTGAAAAATTATGTTCCATTATTTATTCCTAAAGGAAATCAGAACATTTGCATCATATTCTGTAATTGTTGCTGGCCAAAACTCCTTTGCTATGAAATTAAATAAGTGTCATggtttttatgatttttgttaagCATTTTGTGCTTACCATGCTACAGGCAACCACTGGGTGacttgaaacatatgcagtaccccatgctaccacttaaacaccatattaggtcttaAGAAACAAATCCCATGGGTATATGGCATTCCAGAAAGAATTgagtcagataatgggacttatttcaaaaattctccTGTAAATACTTTGGCTAAAGGTCATGGCACTGAGTGGATTTACCATTTCTCCTATCATGCACCTGCTTCTGGTAATATCAAATGATACAACAGAttgttaaaaactatgttgaaagcaatgggccACATAACACTGGCAGAAGCATTTGGCAGTAGCCACCCGGTTGGTCACTACTTGAGGATCTATCAACTGAGATGGTCCTGCCCATCTAGCTCACTTCATACTATGTCCCTGTAGCACATGTAAAATGATGGGAGAAGTGGTTTGGGTCTTCCCAGCATCTGGAAAGGGCGAACCTCTCCATGGAACTGTTTTTACTTagggacctgggtccacttaGTGGATGATGCAGGAAAATagggatgttcaatgtgtggCACAAGGGAATTTGTTGCTGGGGGAGTGCAGTAAATAAATCCAcacatacgtgtgtgtgtgtgtttaatgcATTACTGCTGTTAATTGTCTGTATACATATTAAGTATGATGTAGTGAAGTGGAATAAGATGTGGAATGTTATGGCTTTATGATTTCTCTTATTGGTATTTCATATTGTAACctcatgtagtgcactgggaatTAAAGACTTAAAGTTacagttctgtggattgtcaACAGTTTTCAGCTGTCTTTCTCAAAAGAGAATAAGTACTACGTTTCCCAGAAGACTTTCAGTGTTCCggttccattttctgttcagagggaaagataaaatgGCTTGGGAGTCACAAGACTGCCCCTTCTTTCACAGCttgtctctgcagtgtgtgTTCCCTAGCTGTCTTGCCTTCAGaattagagtaaggccttcagctttGGGCACtatctttcacattttattttatttatttgcttcaattccaACTATATTTTACTATATTGTGTTATCTGGCATTCCTCTATCATAtgtagtaaattagttttctcccttagctcactgctgctattttgtttttaggcccatctccttAACTTTTAgattttcccctttccccctctaCCAGGGTGTGGGCCCATGGGTCCCCTCACCCTATTTGATCATGGAACCAGGCTGAACTGGGCCAGGAACAGCTGACAATAGGATGCAAACAACTCTTTATGTTTCTGTCCCAAAGATGAAACACTATTTCCTCCTTCTCTATCCTACAATAAATCTCTCTCGCAAGTGGGATggtggaagaaagaaacaaaacatacttCTGAGTTTTCTATAACTAGATCTGTACATAATTTGGGAGTTCCTATGAAGTGCCTTTGGTTCTTTGAGCTTGTCTACATTCTGCTGCCACAAGATACTTTTGGCCACTATCCACTCTCATCAGCATTATCTGATAAACATGTACCTTATAGACTCTAATATGCACTTGAGAGTCTGCTTTGCAGACAAGTGCCATATTTTTTGAGCTTTATttagtaaatattaaaaagactATTCTAGCATAGGTCAGTCAGAATAAACCTTTGATTTATGCAATGTTGTAAACAGAAgatcagaaaaatcaaaaggGAGTGTTAGATACAACCCAGTGAAGGAGGACTTGTGCAGTAGCTCTGTATCatatgaagtattttaaaatcctgACATTTTAGAAGAACACATAAGTAAGATATTGGGTTTTTCTAGATAGAATATTTGGATTTGGCTTAAatttcataaaattatttttgaggaagtaaaacaaatatattttccagaCTGGATGCTAAGTCTTAGAAACAATcaatcaaataaacaaacaaattgcttaacagaaagaaaaatctctgccAGTTCTAGACTCAGTACTTTTTCTGGAGGCAAATTTGGTTGCTTAAAGACAAGCCCAGTTCAACAGGAGTAGTAGGGACTGATTAGTATATGCAGTGTAATCTCCCAAATAAAGGGATGGAGCATCAGGCATGCCTGGGTGGTTATGAATGATTAGGATAGTGATCCATCTTGCTGACCACTACAAGGTCACCAAGAGCTGCAATATCACCAAAACAGTCAGATGTTTTCCTCTAAGGCAAATGGcagtttttttgtctttctcaggTTGCTAACTGAGAATGATATAGCACAATGGGATATGGCATACCCTGCTATGGGTACTGCCATTCTACTACTACCTTTTCATAAAAGTACTTTGTGTATCAGTGATGCAGGAATGCAGAAAATCTTTTAATGATCTTTTGTCTCATTCTGAGGAAGcaaaaagttgttttatttaaagtttcATCTTGCAAAAAGATGTGAATGTCATGGACACACTGGAACATGCCCTGTCCATATCTTTAGGCTCTCACAATAGCTTGTTGCAGTGAGCAATGGAAAGTGATTATTTCATCATTCCTGGACTGGCAGGTCACCTGAGCCTTTGCACCATTTGAAGGCTCTTTTGCCAGCAGCAGTTACCCACTTGACACTCTTCAGATAATTATTTTGTTGACTCAGATGCCAATTGCATGCTGCTGACAAACGATCTGAGTAGATTTGCCCTCCAAACACTACTGTACTTTGCCTCACATAAGAGTCTGCATCAAAGCATTAACCTTTCATTAGATTTCATGATTACTGGACTTCTGCAATTAGTTCCTCAGGTGGTGAGGTGCCCCTATTCTTTATCTGAGGTCTAAATTGGGTATATTTTTAGGATGCAGGAAGATTTTGGCTGACACAGATCTTGGTTACTCCACTCAAAGGCTCAAGCTGTGATCAAGCAAGTATTCCAGAGAGGGAGGAACTTCTGCAAATGTTAGTCTGACATATTTCTTGGAGTCTTTGGAAGCCAAGGACATTTGGCTTGTAATAATTCCTAGGAATGTCAGTAACAGTGAATATTTCACATGGGATCACTGTAATCCTTGCTAAGACAAGTTCTTTATATAAGACTTCTGAAGATCATGACATCTAGCATGATTAGCCTGTATCTCTCACACTGTGGAATGTCAATGATTGTTTTTGGAGAACCTTATGTTACagtacagaaatatatatagatatagaaaGTTTGGGTTTCATGTTCcgtaatacttttttttctaattgaagGATTCTACTTAGGAGATTACTTTTTGAGTCCCACTACTGTTCTAGGGAACTTAaattagtattattatttttgttcagtGTATTTCTATTCCCTTTCTAATGtcccagtaaaataaaatggaattacacagacatttttatttcattctggcAAACTAGCTTGTTCTTGGCTGTTTCCCTCTGGTACCGCAGcattcagataaaaaaaagcAGGACTCAAAAACACTGTTTCTTCGAGTCACTGTACTTGACTTGCCTGAgtggaaaatgaacaaaaaaaaaaaggattctttCTTATCTTTATTTACATTCAACTAGTGAGAAATCatcacagagaaattaaaagaaaattgaggaTGCATTTTCCTGGTTACCAATGGCAGGGTGATTTAACATTGTTTTCCActgatgcaaaaataaaataggtaACAACATCTCTATGTGTTCCTAATGATTAATTTAGATGACTTGAATTTGTGCAAGTGCTTCTTATGGACAAAAATAGTTATCATATATAAAACATTCTGTAATACATTTCTTATGAAAGGCCACTAATGAGTACATATAGGTTGTATGGATTGTatgggtttgttttggttgtggAGTTCAACTTGAACTGCATTTGGCTGATATTTTTGTGAGCCAAGCTTGTAAAGCAACTTTTAAAAAAGGGTTTTATATCTTGTCAAAAAGAACTTACATGCTACGCAGCTATGAAACTCATCATTCAgaaatgtgtgtatgtgtttaaCAAAGGGTTTGTTACAACATCAGTCATTtacaggaattattttttatgttccCGAATTGTTAGTTAATAGAGAATGGCCATGCGGCAATCTGTAAGATTGCTATCATTTATCAATGTACATAGGTAGCATCTACAAACAATGCATTGATTTAAATTCTTTGACCTGCAGCATATTGAAAGGAAATTCAAAATGTGAGTAATGAGGGAATTTCCCCCAACAGAACTCTCCTGTGCCATGGGGAAGAAACCTCACTTCCAGCTGGGTGGTAATACATACCCAGCTTTTATTCACTGCCACAAAATTAATATGGAAACAACCAGTGGTATAACTTTCTGtcttttacatttgttttcagactgAGTGTGCTTTGGAAAGTTGTTAAAGTagtatatttcttttcctggtcTGCACATTTTGAATTATCATAATCTCAGACAATTTCCATTGAGGTATCAAgatgagattaaaaaatatttaaagcaagGAAATTCTCTTCTGCATCCTTCATAGCTGTGTCTCTGCTACGGAATCTCACCAGAGATATTTTTAGAGCCAGAAATTACTCTTGCTGTTTTGAACAGAACTGCTGCTTTCAACTTCTGTAAAATGAACAAGCAAAATGAGAGAATCTTGTCTGAAATATCAGAAGGCATTTTTTAGCctctttccatctttccatTTAATATATGTCATAAACCAGGCATCATTGTCAGAGTTCAGTATATGGAGAAACAACACTTCTGTATACACCGAGAATCTGTGAAAAtcttttgagaaatattttaatgcattaaCAAGGTTTTTGCCTAAAtaaattttgagaaaaaaaaatgaagtaatttttaattcaaataataCATAGTAATCAAAACCAGTTATTTAGCTAttataaagaaacaaacttagtattttctttcttatactAAAATGTTTTAGCCATCAAgatgaaaaaatgtttaatcATTTCTAAacttcatttccaaaatatttgcTGAGACAACAAAATCTTTAACTATGATTTTTTAGAAATGAATTTTCTAAAGTGCTACCTTTCTAAAAGTTGAACATGGGGctaattttaaaactttcaaCAAATTTATGAATTCTTCCAGTTTTAACATTGAGAATGAactttttttgcttctgaaagatATTCCCCACTCACTTTGTATCTTTCGGAGTTTCACTGTAAACAATGGAAAGACTATATCTGACTACAAGTGGAACCAGTCCCTGGGGTCATATCACGAACAGGAGCTATTTTATCTTTGTCAGACCACTAATTAATCTCTTATTCCTTTTGCCCTTCTGTGGGACTTGTTTGCCTAAACATACATGATTTTTCAGTATTATAAAATCTATTGTTATGTTATAATTAATGTGTTCAGAGCTTGTTCTTtaatgaaaagctttattttcttaaaagtttTAAATTAGTCTGCAACTTCAGGATGTTtataatgcttttttctttcacctgAAGCATGTGTAGTACAGAAGGACTCTTATTACTCCCAAATTACATAGGAACAAACAACAGGTTAATAACTGAAGTTAATATTAGAAGCAAGAAGTCAAAACAGAGGCAGAACACCTTTGAGATTTTATAAATCAGACATTACTGGATTAtcttataataaaatataatataatgCACAAAATTCAAGGTCATGGGGGGAAAAGCTATGAAGCATTATTAAAATTCacacaaattaacaaaaataaattaaatgtaagTACATGTGTGTCTGGGTGAGTTTAATAAGACAGAAAGCTAAAACCTTATTTTGCCCAAAATACAAGAACGTAAATGCTTACTTTGATTGTATAGTCGCTTCCTCTTCTGTCAAATATGGATTTCTTGAGTGATTACTGAATACTGTCACTTTTAACTCTGGGTTCCCCTTTTCAAGAGAACTGTAAGTGCCAGAAATAGCTGATAAAATCTTTTCATCCGTCACTCATTTGTATTTGGGGGTGATGACATCTGCTATTACGAATTGGTTTAATGGCAGtgacaaaaaaccaaacccataGCCTTATTTTGTGAAGACTGTAACACAAGTGAAGCAGCCAGACTGTTACATGACACAAACTTTGAATACCACATTTGATCTGTGCTATAACTTTTGGCAGGTGCCAGTGACATCATAACCTGGCTCTTGAGAAACAGCTATTCTTTGTCAAGTGCAGATCACTGTAACATAAATTTGATATGACTTGCAAAAACTCAGTACTGTCCCCACCGAGAAAATGAATAGATCTGGAAAAAACATGTTGAATAACATGGCCCGTCTCAGACTGTGCCACTGAGTGACTGACAGCTGGATAGATTCTCCCCACCCACCTCTTCTGAGGTATTGCTTTGTAGGAGAGCACCTGGTTGGTTACATGACAGGATTCCAGCTAAGCTGTTAATGCTCTGAATAGCACAAGAATCTGCAATCAATTGGCTGCTAGCTGGAATAATAGTGCATATAATTGTTACAGAATTTAGCACTTCCATTTTCTTGGACAGATTCTTCTTCCCTCCACCAATACCACtggatgaacagaaaaacacagttgATTAAGGTATTGCTTATTCTGGCAAAGGGAGAAAAGACTGAAGGGGTCATCCTCATCTCATCTTCTACTAGCAACCTGACTGCATAATCCTGCTAACTTATCATGTCTAGATGAGTTATGTTTCTGGCTCCTGATATTTCCATTCAAAGATTGATCCAGATCTTTTCTGATCAAAgaaattcatattttcatcCAATTTATAATCTAAATTTATTTGAGACACCCCTCAACTTGGTTCCATGGTatgtataaaataaattctCTCCCTTGTATTGAGGATAAATCAGGTGAGTCTATTAGACTCTTCTGGTACCTATTCTCTTGATACATCTCCTG comes from Gallus gallus isolate bGalGal1 chromosome Z, bGalGal1.mat.broiler.GRCg7b, whole genome shotgun sequence and encodes:
- the LOC770548 gene encoding uncharacterized protein LOC770548, producing MNKCTNFERHKMHGHDAVELKNFWEKAIQGQTRQRESEESRLSKSALNKLRHEWTQRLEGRAKLVQAHMKKQKEQMALLSTEAHPLPDKTVA